One Sphingomonas sp. BT-65 genomic window carries:
- a CDS encoding DUF805 domain-containing protein has protein sequence MATTLLLQPNIGGGTRITFLIWNTRPGWDGLSAILLWAMLATILVEIFLFFWPGTLGPNRYGADPREAASARA, from the coding sequence TTGGCGACCACGCTTCTGCTCCAACCGAATATTGGTGGCGGCACGCGCATCACCTTCCTGATCTGGAACACCCGCCCCGGCTGGGACGGCCTGTCCGCGATTCTGCTTTGGGCAATGCTCGCTACGATCCTCGTCGAGATATTCCTCTTCTTCTGGCCCGGCACGCTCGGCCCCAACCGCTACGGCGCCGATCCGCGCGAGGCGGCTAGCGCACGCGCGTGA